The following coding sequences are from one Panicum hallii strain FIL2 chromosome 5, PHallii_v3.1, whole genome shotgun sequence window:
- the LOC112895002 gene encoding GPI transamidase component PIG-S → MAEIAAGEASAPPPPPAPSTFGGRPASNPTSTGSSPPSRTTKPGVKRLVLTASVLLSFLLGLPFLLKSTEIHRSPLPSDAITALAHRLHSNPPSFPCGLHAVFLRPGSGPSDASLASRLERAISAKLQLLPAPPTAGNVSVSATVESAGGCSSSSSVGSRWQCGVVTTADLVLGDEVFDELLHSALGSSGGDGSMVYTVVVVEIDDVEEMRVVIGKHRHAWLVGKVDEAKAVSSIGKVFVKYFMNGGIEEGETGIGKGEFMPIGSDGNVVLSFSLLNADPSGWMYDWDFEKIGERMLDPVIEALRPIAKINIESQVLYHTPKSSYSYADDKLGGNVLSMGDIPFFVNSNEWHLDTSISATGRSKVLQFVVYVPSAKECPLHLQLPDGGISKTNAFISPMWGGVLIWNPPDCSPGSRKTHGTRKKMSSQEHMETLEIFIGQLRQLFGLKPSYRSQDMDMSTKFVASEKGFTEWELDLLYRHHACSNLLSCLTTLESLSSLVRSLPRMIVMDEIGRQVELSLEAANLAQRNATLGISDSSAVSATRARALAEDAFFHPSIMSISYASVEHYFAIYMPFFAPVSLHVLLAAIKELKRYKAERAKYSAFLASRATSS, encoded by the exons ATGGCGGagatcgccgccggtgaggcctcagcgcctcctcctcctcctgctccttCCACCTTTGGAGGCCGGCCTGCTTCTAATCCCACCTCCACCGGCAGCAGCCCGCCGTCGCGCACGACGAAGCCCGGCGTGAAGCGCCTCGTCCTAACCGCCTCCgtcctcctctccttcctcctcg GACTGCCCTTCCTGCTGAAATCCACCGAGATCCACCGCTCGCCGCTCCCTTCCGACGCAATCACCGCCCTCGCCCACCGCCTCCACTCCAATCCGCCATCCTTCCCCTGCGGCCTCCACGCGGTCTTCCTCCGGCCCGGTTCCGGTCCCTCCGATGCATCCCTCGCCAGTCGCCTCGAGCGAGCGATCTCAGCCaagctccagctcctcccggcCCCTCCCACTGCCGGTAATGTCTCGGTATCAGCCACCGTCGAGTCGGCTGGTGGCtgctccagcagcagcagcgttgGTTCGCGTTGGCAATGCGGTGTTGTGACCACTGCGGACCTGGTGCTTGGTGATGAGGTGTTTGATGAATTGCTGCACTCGGCACTGGGCAGCAGTGGCGGGGACGGGTCTATGGTTTATACTGTTGTGGTTGTGGAAATTGATGATGTGGAGGAAATGAGGGTTGTTATCGGGAAGCATCGGCATGCTTGGCTGGTTGGAAAGGTTGACGAGGCTAAGGCTGTGTCAAGTATTGGGAAGGTATTTGTCAAGTATTTCATGAATGGCGGTATTGAGGAGGGTGAGACAGGCATTGGGAAGGGCGAGTTCATGCCAATTGGATCAGATGGAAATGTTGTTCTATCCTTTAGCTTGTTGAATGCTGATCCAAGTGGTTGGATGTACGATTG GGACTTTGAAAAGATTGGTGAGAGGATGTTGGATCCTGTGATTGAGGCACTGCGACCGATTGCGAAAATTAATATAGAGAGTCAG GTTTTGTACCACACTCCTAAGTCGTCATATTCATATGCTGATGATAAACTGGGTGGCAATGTCCTTAGTATGGGAGACATTCCTTTCTTT GTAAATTCAAATGAGTGGCACTTGGATACATCAATTTCAGCTACAGGACGATCGAAAGTTCTTCAATTTGTGGT ATACGTTCCATCTGCAAAGGAATGCCCATTGCACTTACAACTTCCTGACGGTGGGATTTCAAAAACTAATGCATTTATATCCCCT ATGTGGGGAGGTGTTCTTATCTGGAACCCACCGGACTGTTCACCTGGTTCAAGGAAAACTCACGGTACCCGGAAGAAAATGTCATCTCAG GAACATATGGAGACTCTTGAAATCTTCATTGGACAACTAAGGCAGTTGTTTGGTCTAAAACCATCTTATCGCTCACAAGATATGGACATGTCAACAAAATTTGTAGCTAGTGAAAAGGGGTTCACAGAATG GGAGTTAGATTTACTGTATCGACATCATGCATGTTCCAATCTGTTGTCATGTCTCACCACCTTGGAGTCTCTATCCAGTCTG GTCCGTTCTCTCCCAAGAATGATTGTCATGGATGAAATTGGAAGACAG GTTGAGCTTTCTCTTGAAGCTGCAAATTTAGCTCAAAGAAATGCAACTCTAGGAATAAGTGACTCTTCAGCTG TATCTGCAACAAGAGCGAGGGCATTAGCTGAGGATGCATTTTTCCACCCATCTATTATGTCAATCAGTTATGCTTCAGTTGAGCATTATTTTGCAATTTACATG CCATTTTTCGCACCGGTTTCCCTGCATGTGCTGCTGGCGGCAATCAAAG